From a region of the Rhodococcus opacus B4 genome:
- a CDS encoding conjugal transfer protein, whose protein sequence is MKIDLAKINNFGRSPKSKTDPATENSVDSVVAEAEELARAVRAQWGLRQVWTTRLLKAGILAALGAGIVALILVVFGSSPTPNLTDNATKDTADVDTIGQAKAEDLARQFVVAWLQASRGNEQELDHFVSGSPSLPTAPLFAATDPAVASIDYEQKSRTYAVTISVSVRAASDANAATVRRYFQVPVVVTEAGVRAAALPAEVAEPSTSIDVKLGYKYRVANHPIATSAHEFLSAMLTGNGEVARYLTPGVSIAPIVPAPYRRVAITDVYSSEDLSAASASAPLPDGDVVRLLVTAAQKVAEVDSVSGQYALTMTSRGGRWEVSAIDATPLYPPAAPRTPSSSTTAPSSTTPSAGAPESASPDSGQTPALSVPTAGDVPLFSPSGTDPHSSGR, encoded by the coding sequence ATGAAAATCGACCTCGCGAAAATCAACAACTTCGGCCGCAGCCCCAAGAGCAAGACCGATCCCGCGACTGAAAATAGCGTCGACTCCGTTGTCGCCGAAGCCGAGGAGTTGGCGCGCGCGGTGCGTGCACAGTGGGGCCTTCGGCAGGTGTGGACCACCCGACTTCTCAAGGCAGGAATCCTTGCCGCACTCGGCGCCGGAATAGTTGCCCTGATCCTCGTCGTCTTCGGATCCTCGCCCACCCCGAACCTCACCGACAACGCCACCAAGGACACCGCAGACGTCGACACAATCGGTCAAGCGAAAGCCGAAGATCTTGCTCGGCAGTTCGTCGTTGCCTGGCTCCAGGCATCGCGTGGGAATGAACAAGAACTCGATCATTTCGTCTCGGGAAGCCCCAGCCTTCCGACCGCGCCGTTGTTTGCCGCGACTGATCCGGCCGTCGCGTCGATCGACTACGAGCAGAAGTCACGGACATACGCGGTGACGATCTCGGTGTCAGTTCGAGCCGCCTCGGACGCGAATGCGGCCACAGTTCGTCGCTACTTTCAGGTGCCGGTTGTGGTCACCGAAGCGGGCGTGAGGGCCGCCGCACTCCCCGCCGAAGTAGCTGAACCGTCGACCTCGATCGACGTCAAGCTCGGCTACAAGTACCGGGTCGCCAACCATCCCATCGCCACGTCCGCGCACGAGTTCCTGTCCGCGATGTTGACCGGCAACGGGGAAGTAGCGCGCTATCTCACGCCGGGGGTTTCGATCGCCCCGATTGTTCCGGCGCCGTATCGCAGAGTGGCAATCACCGATGTCTATTCGTCGGAAGACCTGAGTGCTGCCAGTGCATCGGCACCGCTGCCTGACGGTGATGTTGTGCGCCTCCTGGTGACGGCAGCGCAGAAAGTCGCCGAGGTCGATTCGGTCAGTGGGCAGTACGCGCTGACGATGACCTCCCGCGGCGGCCGGTGGGAGGTCAGCGCAATTGACGCAACGCCGTTGTACCCGCCGGCGGCACCCCGAACACCATCCTCGTCAACGACCGCACCGAGCTCGACCACACCAAGTGCCGGTGCCCCGGAGTCCGCATCGCCTGATTCAGGACAGACCCCCGCACTTTCGGTGCCGACTGCCGGCGACGTGCCGCTTTTTTCCCCGTCAGGAACCGATCCTCATTCATCCGGAAGGTAA
- a CDS encoding sigma-70 family RNA polymerase sigma factor: METSTHAPTAITASSATPVRSTAQSNLYSRLNTEWMYLCARPAAEVLTWSVSRAALRDVADLNDLAAAHRRDRDGVLLALLRLHQEGSALAGRALLQLMLGKLISLTRHARVSGHDRYYACDERAASTVATFMSLIATYRPSGENVYAALFLHTLKKITCEETFTQEIPASDVMDESDSAENEPEADISAPALLSWAVEKKVINDLDRTLIQRAYLEQTDCDLAVIAAEIGMTPAALRQRLYRAVTRIRKSVVASNPPTPRPRFARGRRRTATTTAVI, translated from the coding sequence GTGGAAACGTCCACCCACGCACCCACCGCCATCACAGCGTCATCGGCAACGCCGGTTCGCAGCACCGCGCAGAGCAATCTGTACAGCCGCTTGAACACCGAGTGGATGTACCTCTGCGCTCGCCCCGCCGCCGAAGTCTTGACGTGGTCGGTGAGCCGGGCCGCGCTCCGTGACGTCGCGGATCTCAACGATCTCGCCGCGGCGCACCGCCGAGATCGTGATGGTGTGCTTCTGGCGCTGCTGAGACTGCATCAGGAAGGAAGCGCCCTTGCCGGGCGAGCGCTACTGCAGCTGATGCTCGGCAAGCTCATCTCCCTGACGCGCCACGCACGGGTCAGTGGGCACGATCGGTATTACGCGTGCGATGAGAGAGCGGCCTCCACTGTGGCCACGTTTATGTCACTGATCGCCACCTACAGGCCCTCCGGTGAGAACGTCTACGCGGCGCTCTTCCTGCACACGCTGAAGAAGATCACGTGCGAGGAAACCTTCACCCAGGAGATCCCCGCCTCCGATGTCATGGACGAGTCCGACAGTGCTGAGAACGAGCCGGAAGCGGATATCTCTGCTCCGGCTCTGCTCTCCTGGGCGGTCGAAAAGAAGGTCATCAACGACCTCGATCGCACCCTGATTCAGCGGGCATACCTCGAGCAGACCGATTGCGACCTGGCCGTGATTGCCGCGGAGATTGGGATGACTCCGGCAGCGCTTCGCCAGCGGCTCTACCGCGCGGTCACACGCATTCGCAAAAGTGTCGTCGCCTCCAACCCGCCGACTCCTCGACCCCGGTTTGCACGTGGTCGTCGTCGGACTGCAACGACTACTGCGGTGATCTGA
- a CDS encoding cutinase family protein: protein MTNLHAPSSEDGRANDSGRVALLVASLLAALLASLIAVVSPSQAGAAPASSGCPAVEVVMMPGTFETDSTANPDVAKGLLKQVTDPLSQLFGSSIKITYPAYEASAFNKGKTYGISKASGIAAGARVMQTRATQCPNTLFALGGYSQGADVAGDLAWLIGHDKGPIPAEKLIAVGLVADPRQSSNGDNTLVGPPVDGVGIAGARPGGFGKTAAVTRSYCAPDDLYCSTNAGKDGLLAGLGRVLAQPPTASGPQQSDGFQPTTAGLQNALVSDYSKVDLPGLAGNIETLQQQLQSGAPDLKSMESAATDVANTLVPVVDTTSWVTQNPAVEQTLKTADASTPEYAAGQLVDKVKGIDLTSAFQAADTIARTVQNASTPDQVQQLQTSVDTLSTQVSPLAATPADGLSLAADALSIIKPSVLINQVTHIGTNAFDLANNIPAVLDIVFNRIPHIVLDPGLDPMAKVKAVHAEFDRINVLFEPLITLAAGLDYKTAAALIAMIPDPSGAAQIISMIVGVVGNLDIIGLANTAGELQKQLWHAIETGDIIGAGLGALPHILDFAKIAVGTLSGGQKTDASKLGSVSASTTTGQQIMQQSQAGDLGKLASSLTALAGSDGANALSQIGAEGVKFASFIGSGTHQNYGELVVDSSGTTALQDMTNHFRDPIAKAVAKIGRTSNGGWFDAGR from the coding sequence ATGACAAACCTTCACGCACCATCATCTGAGGACGGTCGCGCCAACGACAGCGGCCGGGTTGCCCTGCTCGTCGCCTCCTTGCTCGCTGCACTCCTCGCCTCGCTCATCGCGGTTGTGTCGCCAAGTCAGGCCGGGGCGGCGCCGGCATCATCGGGCTGCCCGGCAGTGGAAGTGGTGATGATGCCGGGAACGTTCGAGACGGACTCGACCGCCAATCCCGACGTCGCGAAGGGTCTGCTCAAGCAGGTCACCGATCCTCTTTCCCAGCTGTTCGGTAGCTCCATCAAGATCACCTATCCGGCGTACGAAGCGTCCGCCTTCAACAAGGGCAAGACCTATGGCATCAGTAAGGCATCTGGCATCGCGGCCGGCGCGCGCGTGATGCAGACTCGTGCAACGCAATGCCCGAACACTCTGTTCGCACTCGGCGGCTACAGCCAGGGTGCGGACGTGGCCGGCGACTTGGCGTGGTTGATCGGCCACGACAAGGGTCCGATCCCGGCAGAGAAGTTGATCGCTGTCGGTCTTGTTGCTGACCCACGGCAGAGTTCGAATGGCGACAACACTCTCGTCGGTCCTCCCGTCGACGGTGTTGGGATCGCGGGGGCCAGGCCGGGCGGGTTCGGAAAGACTGCTGCAGTCACGCGTTCGTACTGCGCCCCCGACGACCTCTACTGCTCGACCAACGCCGGCAAGGATGGATTGCTCGCCGGACTTGGACGGGTGCTTGCGCAGCCTCCGACTGCTTCCGGTCCGCAGCAGAGCGATGGATTTCAGCCCACCACCGCGGGTCTGCAGAACGCCTTGGTGTCCGACTACTCGAAGGTCGATCTTCCGGGATTGGCCGGCAACATCGAGACCCTCCAGCAACAGCTGCAGTCCGGCGCTCCGGACCTGAAGAGCATGGAATCGGCGGCGACAGATGTTGCCAACACCCTTGTTCCGGTGGTCGATACGACCAGCTGGGTTACCCAGAATCCGGCTGTGGAACAGACGCTCAAGACCGCGGACGCGTCGACTCCCGAATACGCCGCCGGCCAGCTCGTCGACAAGGTCAAAGGCATCGACCTTACGAGTGCATTTCAGGCCGCGGACACCATCGCGCGGACGGTTCAGAATGCCTCCACGCCGGATCAGGTGCAGCAGCTGCAGACATCGGTGGATACCTTGTCCACTCAGGTCTCCCCCTTGGCCGCTACTCCGGCTGATGGTCTGTCACTCGCGGCGGACGCACTTTCGATCATCAAGCCGAGCGTGCTCATCAACCAGGTCACGCACATCGGGACGAACGCATTCGACCTCGCCAACAACATCCCTGCAGTCCTCGACATCGTGTTCAACCGGATCCCGCACATTGTTCTCGATCCGGGTCTCGATCCGATGGCCAAGGTCAAGGCTGTCCACGCCGAATTCGACCGGATCAATGTCCTGTTCGAGCCACTCATCACGCTCGCCGCCGGGCTCGACTACAAGACCGCGGCGGCCCTGATCGCGATGATTCCCGACCCATCCGGCGCCGCACAGATCATCTCGATGATCGTCGGCGTCGTCGGGAATCTCGACATCATTGGTCTGGCGAACACCGCTGGCGAACTCCAAAAACAGCTCTGGCACGCCATCGAAACCGGCGACATCATCGGAGCCGGCCTCGGCGCACTCCCCCACATCCTCGACTTCGCGAAGATCGCGGTGGGCACACTCAGCGGTGGCCAGAAGACCGACGCGTCCAAGCTCGGTTCGGTGTCGGCGTCCACGACGACCGGACAGCAGATCATGCAGCAGTCACAGGCTGGGGACCTTGGAAAGCTCGCCTCGAGCCTCACCGCCCTGGCAGGCTCTGACGGTGCAAACGCCCTTTCCCAGATCGGTGCTGAAGGGGTGAAGTTCGCCTCATTCATCGGGTCCGGAACTCACCAGAACTACGGGGAGCTCGTCGTCGATTCATCAGGCACTACGGCCCTGCAGGACATGACCAACCACTTCCGCGATCCGATCGCCAAGGCCGTGGCCAAAATCGGTCGTACATCGAATGGAGGTTGGTTCGATGCCGGTCGGTGA